One genomic window of Camelina sativa cultivar DH55 chromosome 5, Cs, whole genome shotgun sequence includes the following:
- the LOC104788021 gene encoding cyclic dof factor 5-like, with the protein MSKPRDTEIKLFGRRITSFLAVNHCDPSSVSPFHDVSSDQSKEGSSSSSSSSCSPTIGPNKVAADKNEKENNRFKDPYILSDLNKPLKAVSEISSSPRSSKTNCDQQSEITTTTTSTTSREKSTALKKPDKLLPCPRCESANTKFCYYNNYNVNQPRYFCRNCQRYWTAGGSMRSVPVGSGRRKNKGWPSSNHYLQVTSEDCDNNHSGTILSFGSSESSVTETGKHQSGDTTKINADSVFQEHKHYQGFLPPQVMSPNNTSPWPYQWSPTGPNANFYPIPFYWGCTVPICPTSETSPCLGKRSRDHQTDGGINNTTTTSTTRARLASESLRMNSEATKSAVWSKLPTKPEKKTQGFSLFNGFDTKGNSNTRSFVVAEPSYSLQANPAAMSRVMNFRESMQQ; encoded by the exons ATGTCTAAACCTAGAGATACGGAGATCAAATTGTTTGGGAGGAGAATCACATCTTTCCTGGCTGTGAATCATTGTGATCCGTCGTCGGTGTCCCCTTTTCACGATGTTTCTTCCGATCAAAGCAAggagggttcttcttcttcttcgtcgtcttcttgtTCTCCAACGATTGGACCAAACAAG GTTGCGGCtgataaaaatgagaaagagaataACAGATTCAAAGATCCTTACATACTATCCGATCTAAACAAACCGTTAAAAGCAGTATCTGAGATCTCATCATCACCAAGAAGCTCTAAGACCAACTGTGATCAACAGAGCGAGAtcacgacaacaacaacaagtactACATCAAGAGAGAAATCAACGGCACTCAAGAAACCGGACAAGCTTCTTCCATGTCCGAGATGCGAAAGCGCAAACACCAAATTCTGttactacaacaactacaacGTGAACCAGCCACGTTACTTCTGTAGGAACTGTCAGAGGTATTGGACAGCTGGTGGATCCATGAGGAGCGTTCCCGTCGGCTCAGGTCGTCGCAAGAACAAAGGATGGCCTTCTTCAAACCATTACTTGCAAGTCACTTCTGAGGATTGTGATAACAATCACTCGGGAACGATCCTTAGTTTCGGTTCTTCGGAATCTTCGGTTACAGAGACGGGTAAGCATCAGTCAGGAGATACAACAAAGATAAATGCTGATTCAGTTTTTCAAGAACACAAACACTACCAAGGGTTTCTTCCTCCTCAAGTAATGTCACCTAATAATACTTCTCCTTGGCCTTACCAATGGAGTCCAACGGGTCCTAATGCTAATTTCTACCCTATCCCTTTCTATTGGGGCTGTACGGTTCCCATATGTCCTACCTCAGAGACTTCACCATGTTTAGGAAAACGGTCAAGGGATCATCAAACTGACGGAGGGATCAATAATACTACAACAACTTCTACTACAAGAGCAAGATTGGCTTCAGAATCACTTAGAATGAATAGTGAAGCTACTAAGAGCGCGGTGTGGTCTAAGTTACCAACAAAACCCGAGAAAAAAACGCAAGGGTTCAGTTTGTTCAATGGATTTGACACAAAGGGTAACAGCAACACAAGAAGCTTTGTCGTCGCTGAACCTTCTTACAGTCTACAAGCAAACCCTGCAGCGATGTCTAGAGTTATGAACTTTAGGGAGAGCATGCAACAATAA
- the LOC104788022 gene encoding myb family transcription factor PHL8 isoform X2, which yields MCLLMEINNNASDNSNSINHKAKMSLVLSTDAKPRLKWTCDLHHRFIEAVNQLGGPNKATPKGLMKVMEIPGLTLYHLKSHLQKYRLGKSMKFDDNKLEVSSASENQEAESNNDSRDLRGCSVTEGNSNPTKEGLQITEALQMQMEVQKKLHEQIEVQRHLQVKIEAQGKYLQSVLVKAQQTLAGYTSSTLGMEFARTELSRLASMVNRGCPSSSFSELTQAEEEEETEEGFLWRKKPNSRGISQLRCSVESSLTSSETSETKLDDNNNINKTIELPLMEIKSEVMKGKKRSFNDVVCVEQQPLMKRIFGVDDDEHLKLSLNSYKKDMETCPNIGLGFN from the exons ATGTGTTTATTAATGGAGATCAACAATAATGCCAGCGATAATAGCAATAGTATTAATCACAAGGCAAAGATGAGCCTTGTGTTGTCAACGGATGCTAAGCCAAGATTGAAATGGACTTGTGATCTTCATCACAGATTCATTGAAGCTGTTAATCAACTTGGAGGACCTAACA AAGCAACACCTAAAGGTTTGATGAAGGTTATGGAGATTCCTGGACTTACCTTATACCATCTCAAGAGTCATTTACAG AAATATCGGCTAGGGAAGAGCATGAAGTTCGATGATAACAAGCTAGAAG TTTCCTCTGCTTCAGAAAATCAAGAAGCTGAGAGTAACAACGATTCTAGAGATCTCCGAGGCTGCAGTGTCACCGAAGGAAACAGCAATCCAACTAAAGA AGGGTTGCAAATCACAGAGGCGTTACAAATGCAGATGGAAGTTCAAAAGAAACTTCATGAGCAGATCGAA GTGCAGAGGCATTTGCAGGTGAAGATTGAGGCACAAGGCAAGTATTTACAGTCAGTTTTAGTGAAAGCTCAACAAACTCTCGCTGGCTACACATCTTCAACTCTAGGCATGGAATTTGCGAGAACCGAACTCTCTAGATTAGCTTCAATGGTGAACAGAGGCTGTCCAAGTTCTTCGTTCTCAGAGTTAACgcaagcagaagaagaggaagaaacagaagaaggtTTCTTGTGGCGCAAGAAACCAAACAGCAGAGGAATTAGTCAGCTGAGATGTTCAGTAGAGAGCTCGTTGACATCTTCAGAGACCTCTGAGACAAAGCTGGATGATAACAATAACATCAATAAAACGATTGAGCTTCCGTTGATGGAGATCAAATCGGAAGTGATGAAAGGGAAGAAGAGAAGCTTCAACGACGTTGTATGCGTGGAACAGCAGCCTCTAATGAAGAGGATTTTtggagttgatgatgatgagcacttgaagttgagtttgaatagtTACAAGAAAGACATGGAGACGTGTCCGAACATAGGACTAGggtttaattaa
- the LOC104788022 gene encoding myb family transcription factor PHL8 isoform X1, translated as MCLLMEINNNASDNSNSINHKAKMSLVLSTDAKPRLKWTCDLHHRFIEAVNQLGGPNKATPKGLMKVMEIPGLTLYHLKSHLQKYRLGKSMKFDDNKLEAVSSASENQEAESNNDSRDLRGCSVTEGNSNPTKEGLQITEALQMQMEVQKKLHEQIEVQRHLQVKIEAQGKYLQSVLVKAQQTLAGYTSSTLGMEFARTELSRLASMVNRGCPSSSFSELTQAEEEEETEEGFLWRKKPNSRGISQLRCSVESSLTSSETSETKLDDNNNINKTIELPLMEIKSEVMKGKKRSFNDVVCVEQQPLMKRIFGVDDDEHLKLSLNSYKKDMETCPNIGLGFN; from the exons ATGTGTTTATTAATGGAGATCAACAATAATGCCAGCGATAATAGCAATAGTATTAATCACAAGGCAAAGATGAGCCTTGTGTTGTCAACGGATGCTAAGCCAAGATTGAAATGGACTTGTGATCTTCATCACAGATTCATTGAAGCTGTTAATCAACTTGGAGGACCTAACA AAGCAACACCTAAAGGTTTGATGAAGGTTATGGAGATTCCTGGACTTACCTTATACCATCTCAAGAGTCATTTACAG AAATATCGGCTAGGGAAGAGCATGAAGTTCGATGATAACAAGCTAGAAG CAGTTTCCTCTGCTTCAGAAAATCAAGAAGCTGAGAGTAACAACGATTCTAGAGATCTCCGAGGCTGCAGTGTCACCGAAGGAAACAGCAATCCAACTAAAGA AGGGTTGCAAATCACAGAGGCGTTACAAATGCAGATGGAAGTTCAAAAGAAACTTCATGAGCAGATCGAA GTGCAGAGGCATTTGCAGGTGAAGATTGAGGCACAAGGCAAGTATTTACAGTCAGTTTTAGTGAAAGCTCAACAAACTCTCGCTGGCTACACATCTTCAACTCTAGGCATGGAATTTGCGAGAACCGAACTCTCTAGATTAGCTTCAATGGTGAACAGAGGCTGTCCAAGTTCTTCGTTCTCAGAGTTAACgcaagcagaagaagaggaagaaacagaagaaggtTTCTTGTGGCGCAAGAAACCAAACAGCAGAGGAATTAGTCAGCTGAGATGTTCAGTAGAGAGCTCGTTGACATCTTCAGAGACCTCTGAGACAAAGCTGGATGATAACAATAACATCAATAAAACGATTGAGCTTCCGTTGATGGAGATCAAATCGGAAGTGATGAAAGGGAAGAAGAGAAGCTTCAACGACGTTGTATGCGTGGAACAGCAGCCTCTAATGAAGAGGATTTTtggagttgatgatgatgagcacttgaagttgagtttgaatagtTACAAGAAAGACATGGAGACGTGTCCGAACATAGGACTAGggtttaattaa
- the LOC104788024 gene encoding CLAVATA3/ESR (CLE)-related protein 45-like produces the protein MLGSSTRSMLFLLVCIGLLADNKYKVSAMRHTEFFLRQTQTDKARVQPGEIAKHRSIGFQFKHTLEDKGTLRKNRRVLEEVNKNKVKAEETQEQKNKTGDDDSFQSSKRRVRRGSDPIHNKAQPFS, from the coding sequence ATGTTGGGTTCCAGTACAAGATCgatgctttttcttcttgtctgcATAGGATTGCTAGCTGACAACAAATATAAGGTCTCAGCCATGAGACATACAGAGTTTTTCCTCAGACAAACACAAACAGATAAAGCGAGAGTTCAGCCAGGTGAAATTGCTAAGCACAGGAGCATCGGCTTTCAATTCAAACACACCCTTGAAGATAAAGGAACGCTCAGGAAAAACAGGCGAGTTCTTGAGGAAGTAAACAAGAATAAAGTCAAAGCTGAAGAGACGCAAGAACAAAAGAATAAGACGGGTGATGATGACTCATTCCAATCAAGCAAGAGACGTGTAAGACGAGGATCAGATCCTATCCACAACAAAGCCCAGCCATTTTCTTGA